The Paramisgurnus dabryanus chromosome 24, PD_genome_1.1, whole genome shotgun sequence genome contains the following window.
ACAATCAGGTTGTGTTCATATAACGCCTTTTGTGTCcccagtcaaaaatgaccagccgaaaaaagcttataaatcacttgttatgctatatatttacccaatattggattcaatatttttgtcaaattgttttcttttttaattcgGACTGGGTTTTATGTTTCTATTTGCATCTGATTAATCATAGCcctcatagcattagcaatgctaataatttatcaaccttttCTTGTGGAATAGACTCCAAAAAGGGCTggattatttttgacccataatgtgtaaatattggacagaacacgctgctgggttaaaattgacccaatgctgggttgttttgacccaactgttgggttattataatccatggttgcataacaacaatccaacattgggttatttttaacccagcatgtgttctgtccaatatttacccgttatgggtaaaaaataacacagccttttttagagtgtagaggaatatttttgttaacttctcatcttaagtgaaatattatttaacttttaccttatttgtttaaccatgatattaatagaaactatagtaagagctgaactgttgctttatttatccaatttgaaaaaagtgctaatttagaataacactttggaaaaagtgggccggtcttgggtacgaaactcccgggctgaaaagtggccccactccggccctggtagttattatgtaactctaggtAAGTACTGGGTAATGCCATATACATAATATGTATTTATAGTATTTATAGTAACAAGAAACATtatacttacaaataaatgtacaatatatatatatatattcagtaCTTACAGGCAACTGTGGGTTAATGACAGGtatgtttattgtatatatatatatatatatatatatatatatatatatatatatatatataacagtGATGTTtccatgcatatatatatatatatatatatatatatatatataataacaaataacaaactgtacttactgtacttacaaattgtatgtaCATGGTGGGTTTATAGTACATACAGGCCAGTGTATGTTAATGTCCAGCACATAGAGTGTATGTACTGTAACTACCGAGAAAAACTACTGTACTCATAAATGGTATATTCTGTTCAAAGTGcgtatatgataactaataacaaacattactgatgttCAATTTTTGTACTCTATATCTTTGTCCTTTATTGTACCCTTTAAACCCAAGCATTGAATACCATACGCATTatctactgggtacattcactagcaCGTCTATagtaactgcatggaaacagcactgtaaaataaagtgttgctgtCAGGGTTTTGTgttgcatttagttttgttcaTTGTTAATCATCTTGTTTAGTTAATTTGTTATCTCATTTCGTCATTATTAGTCACACCTGTGTTCGATTATTAGTTAAGTTCTTTCACCTGTTATGTTTGATTATCACCCCTAAATATTCTGCCTTCATGTGTCTTTCCCTTGTCAATTGTTGTATATGTCAAATGTTAAGCTGTTCATCGTCCTcgttgtgtttgtttattaaaagtATCCTGTTTCCTCCTAATCATCGTCGTcgttgtatttagtatttatagAGTTAGAGAATACGTCACAGAACGACTGACCGAAAAGTTTAACGTGGCGTTTAGTGTTTCCCCTCTTGTTTCCAGAGTTTTTTATTTTCCGTATTCACAGtttcattttttgctttttctcGTTATGGATCTCCCCCAAATTCTGGACCAGGAACTTCATATCAAGGACTTTCTAGACCTGGCGTGCCTTACCAACTTCACCGATCACACGCTCTGTGTTTTCCTGAAAACCAGCCTGAAAAAGCGATCATGGGCACGTCTTCCAACGGGTGGTCCAGAGAACAACTTCGCCGCTTATGCGGAGTGGGTGCTGTTCCACAACAACTCCCCATTCACCGTCGGCCTTGCCGATGGGGAGTTTGCCGCCAGCCCCACTTCACCCCCAGAGACCGACACGCCAACACCCTCCACGGACCTCGAGCCCACCGCGGGCGGAGAACCCGGCAATGCGACCAGTGAGCCAGAGCGAACCCCTGAGCCCAGCGTCGCTGAGATCCCGGATCCCTCCCTCGACCAGGTGCGAGAGACGAGTTGTCCGGGTTTCGCCGCGGGAGCTGCTGAGGATGTCGAGGAAGACATCCACATCCACGTCGCTGAGGGTGAGCATATTACGTCTCTTGGGGAAATTTTTTCGGACTGTGCTTTGGACATTTCTCTTTCTTCATCGGCTCCGCTGGTTCCGTACAGCTCCTCCTCAAACAGTTGGACCCGCCCAACCTCCCACTCCCGCCTCCTCTGCCTACCTCAGCCAGTCTGAAACACCTGCAGCCATCACAGCAACACACCCCTGCTCATCTTCAGCGCATCAGTGCCGCTGGTTCAACTGATCCGTGGCGTGCCTCTCTGCCAGCTGCTTTCGGGGAGCTCTCCAGTTTTCCTCGCTCCCCAAGTGTCCCTCCCTCTACCCTTCCAACTCGTTTGGCTCCTCCCTCCTATGGGAATTCAACTTGGGATTCCTTTGCTCTGGCTCCGCCTCGTATCTCCGGTCCACCTCCTACATCTCGGTCGGGAGACCCACCAGCTCTGCTCCGCCCCTCCGGTTCCTCGACTCCACCCTGGATCCTCCTCCAAGTGCAGTCACGTTGTCCGTCCCCAGGGTGGGTAAGAACATCACTCCACCCGGGATCCTCCCACCAGCGACTCCACCCTGGGGCTTCATCCCGTTCGGTCTCTGGGGCCTGGTCCAGACCCCTTCCTAATCCTTCCTTCGTTCTtggacatttttttgtttttggactCCCTCCCTCCACTTCGGTGTTGTTTTAGTTTCGGCGCAGGACGCGCCTTGGGAGGGGGGGCGTACTGTCAGGGTTTTGTgttgcatttagttttgttcaTTGTTAATCATCTTGTTTAGTTCATTTGCTATCTCACTTCATCATTATTACCTGTGTTCGATTATTAGTTAAGTTCTTTCACCTGTTATGTTTGATTATCACCCCTATATATTCTGCCCTCATGTGTCTTTCCCTTGTCAGTCGTTGTATATGTCAAATGTTAAGCTGGTTATCGTCCTCGTTGtgtttgttaaataaagtatcCTGTTTCCTCCTAATCATCGTcgttgtatttagtatttatagAGTTAGAGAATATGTGACAGCTgcattttacacagttattacacaGGAACTACCACCTAAGATAAAGCATATATGCCACTGTGAGTTATATTAACTAGTCAGACtataaaataagatgcattgttGGGTTAAAAGGGTATAAAGGACAAAGATACTGAGTACAAAAtggcacatcagtaatgtttgttattagttattatcatatatgtacactataagtaCCTGCCATTAATTACACTGGACCATAGGCGTAGCTTGACATTTGAGCTTGGGAGGGGGGCAGACTGCTATATCATAGAATCAATACCAGAACATAAGCTATGATTTTTTCCACGAactataattaaaaataataacattttcgtTCCATTAAAATAAGCCTGAATGTtagataaaaataaacatgatcatGGTTAACAAAGGTTTTTGTAACTGTAACACAAAAGAATGAGgaaaatttttattaataatatgaATACTATCATTTTATTCAAGTTAAGAGGTTTAATGCCCTACACTGCATGAAAACAATCCCATGGGTTAGTTTATTTTCTTTGCTTCTAAAACACAAGGCAATTCAACCCAGTTCAATTTAAAACACAAGTATATAGTATACAGATTAACAATAGTTTTACAAATTATCTTGCAAAGtaacgtttaaaaatgtatgaaaatctaaattaatatgtaaatatgtaaattTGTTGGATTTTGTAAAAATCGTTTTAGCACTGGGGGGCCAGACACCCCCACACAAGCTCCGCCTATGCACTGGACAGTTAGTATTATACAATTACCATGtacatacaatttgtaagtagcATACAGTTGtgtttgttattagttatcatataccTACACTATACGTAAGTACCTAAATATCTGTCATTAACCCACACTTGCCTGTAAGTACTAAaaacttatattgtacattcatttgAAAGTACAGTAGCATTTCTTTTTAGTTACAGTAGACGTACACTATAATTATGTATCtggtattacccagtacttaccTAAGGTTACATAATAACCACCAGGTATGTACCACTGCAGTAATGATACCCTTTAATTACCAGATAGATAatcaaaagtaagtaccacagaTTTGTCTGTAAGTAAAACATATtaaccatatatgtacaagataagtacacgtactgtaaattAAAGTTCTACCAAAATGTCCctgttacggatgtaaccctcgctCCCTGAAGGTGGGGAAAGGAGACGTAACATTGTGACTGACAAATTAGCAACTCGGTTAGAGAGACAGTTTGGGCCGCTGACTCCAGTGTAACACCCCGGCATGGCTACGTGTCCAaggttcccaccactccttttaAGGATAAAAGGGAACAACAATATAACACAAAGTCCATCATGACACCTTTCTAAAGAAAACTAATAAACGTTGAATATAttctttattaatatattggcATTTCTTTGAGCAGCACTGAGATTCTGACAGTTGTGGCAGGTGTACATGACTTATCAAGCAGCAGTGAAAACCATGTCCGCATTGGTGTGAGTACCTATAACAAGCCTCCAGAATACGACCCTGATCCGAAAAAACCTAAAATAGCCGACCTGATGATTCTGAAGGTAAAAAACTACACTCAATATTGCTATCCAAGCATCACAATACATAATTACAATATTATCACATATAGTTTTATCTCATCTAACTTCTGTCTACTAAAGATGAATGTGTTGTTGGATTACAGCTGAATAAAAAAGTCAAACTAAACAACAAGATCAAGACGATTCCCATACCAATGACACCTGTAGAGATCAGAGTGGACACTGATTGCAGTGTTGCAGGCTGGGGGTTTGTGACGAATAGCGGCCCTTCAAGTCAGACCCTTAGAGAGgcaaacgtgaaaattataaagaACACGGACTGTGCTGCTCGATGGGACTGGGTTTATGAAGCATCACAGATGATGTGTGTATATGGCCGTGGAGGATCCTGTGACGTACGTAAAACAATGATTTACAGATTTTGTGCTTTATTCAAGCCATAAATAGTGATGAGTGGCAATAATTTGTGCTTACATTCTTAACAGGGGGATTCAGGAGGTCCTTTGGTTTGTGACAACACTGCGGTGGGCGTTACAGCCTTTGTAAGCTTCAAGAGCTGCAACGATCCAAATCTACCCAACGTTTATACGAAAATTTCTGCATTTCTTCCATGGATCCAGAGCATATTAAGAACTAAATGAATTCTGCAAAAATGGATTGAAATGCTtgcttttatttcttttatctttttaaactgtatttttttaataactcaTTAAACTATAGGCTTCTGCACCGTACTCATCACAAACTATGCTCTATGCATTATATTTTTGTGGTCGTGCGTGTGTTTGATGGTTAAATTTCTGATTTTTTTCACAAACAGATTTCAAATAAAGCATTGAGCATCAAGCATCAATAAGTCAACGTGTCTTACTGTAATGAAATTGCAGCAAACACAGTTCAATTTTAACTTAACTGAGATAATCAAGTAAAACTAGATTGCAGTTTTATTATCTTTCCCTAAAATAAGGACAACATCCTTATCAAAGTGTAATTGACAGAAACATCATGCAGCATGCAGCAACTTatttttgcaagtcaatttaaccAACTATTTTAAGCTTAGACTTgagataagttgacataacttataaaatcaagtaaaagttgtttcattattatttttaagttaaagtaaaataaaaataagtgtggatttgacaaaaaaatctgctttttttacatttagtcTATAATAACTTATTACTAAAAATATCTTCAAAGGAACTAAACTACAAAATACACAGATAAACATTATTtagtacaaaaaaaaacattactggctACTGAATAAGTTTTGGTGTGTATACATGACATCAAATTAAACAGATTTGAGCAACTTCTCTTGTTTCCCTAAATTGAATTATGAAAAGCATCTCTAAATGAGCTGGATAAGAGAAACACAATTTAATAATAAACAACAGTAATAACTCTTAAGGTTATCTTTGTTATCTTAGAAAATGTAAGAAAATTTGATCATTATTTTTACTTCTTTTTAATAGCTAACACACGGTTTCTGAAACAATAGCTCATTTTGcccaaacacaaacacacacactttaaaGGCGAAGGTGCACGATCTcagaaagccaatgttgatatttgaaatcacctaaacaaacacacccctaccccaatagaatctggaccttcttttgatagactcCCCCCACACATAGTAGACACGCcgcttactgctgattggctacaagtgtgttttggtgcACGGCCTGACTTCCTTTtcaaaaagtgtttttcaaaaatcatgcaccccgcctttaacaacCACAAACCTTGACAACATGCAAAACCTCAAACATCTCTTGCTAAAGCAAACACATTATTACACCAAACTTATTTTAATTCCTCTAGAAATTGTGTTTATGCAAATCACACAACTATCAAATGATTCGGTAACGCCAAACTAAACCAAGACATGACAAAAATGTTATGTACAGAACAAATACTGTATATTCTGTGTATGCGTACATATTTTCActaaacagaaatgcaagaggGGAAATATTTAATCCTCAAAACATTTCCATTGCATTTGACTTTGGGAGGAACAGTAGCAAGACATTTTAAGATACTGGAAAAATAGGCTTGTTACtgtaatgataaaaactaatggGGACGTTTCTTTTACAATATCAAACTAAATGTAAAGCAGATACACTGTAAGAAAGGATgttatttttacacattgtgtgttGCTTTTgtattcaaataaataaaagggacaaaatgtgttgttccaataataacacagagatgtcaCAATGTTTCGCAATTGCATTTTCTAATAAACCATTGCATTTCAAGCATCAATGAATCGGTGTGTTTCCTTGTAACAGTTTACAAACAATATACATTTTAAGTGGTGCAATTGAGATATTAGTGTAGGGTATTAGGTAAAATTGCACTGCaggatttcattttttaaaagattttttttctgaaatctTGTTACGTTAACTTTACTGCATTTGAAAGACAAATAGCTtactttttactccactacaattCCATGCAAAGTTGAAAGCCGATTTCCAGTTCATTTTAACTTTCATCCAATATAGAAATGAGCCTAAAAAAGacctaaaaaagaaaaacaacctGTAGcctattttacattttttcatgTCCActagaacgtctcggttacgtatgtaaccctcgttccctgaaggaagggaacggagacgtcacgtcgtgaccgacgaattgggaaccgctccgcgggtgacctatctacttcgagaactataagaaacgccaatgaacttggcatgcaggtatttgcataatgccggcgccgccccgccaggtgcgtatataagccgcaggtgcacaataccaaattagctatattattgctgagaagccgagcagcagtgcccggcctgaaaacagcaatggaacagcaaactgtggcgacgggacgtgacgtctccgttcccttccttcagggaacgagggttacatacgtaaccgagacgttccctttcagtcggtcactacgacgtcacgtcgtgaccgacgaattgggaatccctaccaaaacgccactgcagctgaacccttccggtgtctgtaaaagccctccgccctccacatagggggcggaacctaaggcgaaatgcagaaggccggtcactacctgttccttaacccacgatagtgaagcagcgaactggggaagcgtctaaactgagcggagctagaacactgcggaagccatcccctaagaaggttgaatggatgacataaaatatgaaacaaccgataggttgctcataaaaagtctctgaacaaaacatagtatgcagagagatgcagagcaggctctgctaaggaaaacgtggaggattagtaccccacggagtatacacacaaatgaaccccacgtaggagacaaatgtggacgcctagcctacacaggtttacagagaatacatcagtgataggttgacagcggatgctccgcaacaccagctatcagggcggtggaggagaggcaaaaacagttttttagacgtttttgccccgatggccttccatattggtgcagatgtgcagcaccaaaatagaggctccaagccgacacacgagccgaccctcggcattcttaactagttagtagaaagaacccgagtggaaaccggttcgacacgaacactatagaatcttgtgaacgtattaggtgtcgcccagcctgcagctctacaaatatctgttagcgaggaaccgcgagccagtgcccaagatgatgccacactgcgtgtagagtgggcacgtaaattaaacggacaaggcacattctgcttttgatatgcaagggctatagtatccacaatccaatgggacatcctctgcttggtgacagcttttcctttctgctgaccaccgtaacaaacaaagagctgatctgaggtcctaaagctttgcgtcctgtctatatacacacgtagtgcacgaacagggcataacaaagccgtggctgggtctgcctcctccaaaggcagcgcttggaggttcaccacttgatctctgaaaggagtggtgggaactttgggcacaaagccgggccggggtctcagtgttacgctggatgcagccggcccgaactgaaggcacgattcgtcgaccgaaaatgcatgaatatcccctatcctcttaacagaagccaaagcaaggagagttaatgttttcatagtaagaaatttaacactcacactatgcagaggctcaaatggggcttcctggagtgatttcagcaccaaggacaggtcccaaggaggaatagagggaggacgcgaaggattcagtcttcgagcgcctctgagaaatctaatgaccaggtcgtgctgacccactgttctaccgtttacgggtgaatggtgagctgatatcgcagcgatatcgactttaatagtggatggtgacagcctattctccaaacggcgctggagatataaaagcacaacactaatcggccattctcgggggttttcactttgggaagaacaccagtcgacaaacaggttccatttaagcgcgtaagcctgtctcgtagacggcgctcgcgctgcagcaatagtgttagatacctcttgcggtaaatcactcaaatcctccgtgccccgtccagagaccacacatggaggttccacaggtcggggcgcgggtgccataatgtgccctcttgttgagaaagaaggtccttcctcaggggaatcttccaaggaggggctgtcgcgaggagagagagttctggaaaccaactcctggttgtccaatacggtgccaccaacagcacgctctcctcgtcctcccggattttgcatagggtttgcgcaatgaggctcaccggagggaacgcgtatttgcgcatgtttcgcggccagctgtgtgccaatgcatccacgccgagcgagtcgtcggctagtgaatagaacaggcgacaatgggtcgtctctggggaagcaaacagatctatctgcgctttgccgaaacgtctccaaatctgctgaaccgcaatggggtggagtcgccattcgccgggacgcgcagcccgagagagcgcatccgcctctacattgagcgtgcccgggatgtaaatggcacgaagagacctcaaattcttctgactccaagtgaggagatgacgggcgagatgcgacaggtgacgcgagcgtaaaccgccttgacgattgatgtacgccacggtcgcagtgttgtctgtgcgaactaatacatctttgccctgtaactcgttgctgaaacggacgagcgcaagatatacagcccacatttctcggcaatttatgtgccaatgcagctggggtgccgtccagacccccgaagctgcaagcccatcgtacgtggccccccaccccgtgtccgaagcatctgtgcatactattgcatgcctggagacctgtctcagaggcacaccggctcggagaaacgcacggtctgaccacggagtgaaagtgcgacgacacgcaggtgtaatgataacacggtgaatgccgcgcagccacgctctcctcgggactcgatcgtgaagccaatgctgaagcggtcgcatatggagcagtccgagcggagttacagctgcggctgctgccatatgccccaaaagcttctgaaattgtttcagcgggaccgccctcttgctcttgaatgtattcaggcaagtcagaatcgactgtacacgcgcttctgttagacgagctgtcaaatcgatcgagtccagttccataccgagaaaagagattctctgcacggggcaaagcttgctcttttcccagttgacccgaagacccaaacgagcgaggtgttttaaagttaaatctctgtgatcgcacagcgtctgacgtgtttgagctattattagccaatcgtccagatacgcgagaatgcgcacacctctctctctcaggggttttaaagccccctccactactttggtgaatacacggggcgacagagagagcccgaatgggaggactttgtactggtatgctcgcccctcgaacgcaaagcggagaaacgccctgtgccgggggagaatcgatacatgaaagtacgcgtccttcaggtcgatagatgcaaaccaatcgtttggacgaatgcatggaaatatgcgtttgggcgtcagcattttgaacggcattctgtgaagtgcacggttcagcgaacgcaggtccaggatcggtcgcaagccgccgcttttcttgggtacaataaagtaagggctgtaaaaccccgacctcatctcggctggagggaccggctggatcgcgtctttcgccaataagacagcgatctccgcacggaggacgtgcgcatcggcagctctcaccgtagtgaaacgaacgcccgagaatttggggggacgccgggcaaattggatcgcgtagccgagacgaatcgtgcgtaaaagccaacgcgacgggctgggaagctgttcccacgcccccagacaccgtgcgagaggaactaaaggcacgatcggtgtacccgcggcgggcgcaacggaggtgatcgccggtgtgtgcgtattggccgcaccgacagtagtgttgtgcatgataacactcacctgagtccgctgctgggtgggtgagtaagggaggctctgctgaagacacctcacgccactcgatgcaccctctggcgaagggggAGGAAGACGATGGGATATGAGCCCGTGATGGTCTTCTCtcccctgagaagtcagagagcgcgatggggttatgagcccgtgcgttgctctcgaactcctctgatgagtcggagaacgagggggggttatgagcccgctcgtgtctccggcgctcatctgaagacctagagatggaagtggaattcgctctttttgtggaattgtgggtgccgactgaaaagtcggcggaacagaaaaatgaaacaaaagattccccaaccggccctcctccggtggggggagtggtgccttcaccatctcccgaagagcgatcccctccatctctaggtcgcccgtctcagggccgcttcgatctcCTCTTTCCACCCTTCGgagcgggctgagcgggcggggcgggctgctggcgaccggttcctcgcttcttagaagagccccggggaggaacggaggcggccgccgcaggacgccctcggcgaggagcaggctgaggcgccgacgtggacggggcaggcgcaggacgcttccgacgcGGCATGATTTGAGctatggcctcagtctgcttcttggccgcggagaattgctgggcaaactcctcgaccgtctcgccgaacaggccggtctgggaaaccggagcattcaggagccgggttttatcagcatccttcatgtccgccagacacagccagagatggcgttcctggactaccagggtagacatcgcacgcccgacggcgcgtgcggtgaccttggtcgcacgaagcgccagatcagtggccgcacgcagttcagagaactccgccgagtcgtgacctcccgcgtgcaggtccctcagagccttagcctgctgaacctgcagcaatgccatggcatgcagggctgaagctgcctccccacaagctttgtaagcagcaccggtcagcgccgaagactgcttacaagcccgtgaggggagagtaggctggtcccgccaggaggaagcgacaccggctggacacaactgcatcgcgaccggccgctccactgacgggataccagcataccccctggcatctccaccctcgagagaggtgaggggtgaaggctgaaacggccggttccgggcggaaaacggggttttccacgaccgcgtcagctcttcatgcacctcggggaagaagggcaccgggggcgaggactgagaagccctggcacccccgaagtaccaatc
Protein-coding sequences here:
- the LOC135721833 gene encoding complement factor D-like, with the protein product MIIIISLLLLGSLLPNLSFTASVKVRIVNGSEARPHSRPYMVSVQKNRRHVCGGFLISDQFVLTAAHCRDDTEILTVVAGVHDLSSSSENHVRIGVSTYNKPPEYDPDPKKPKIADLMILKLNKKVKLNNKIKTIPIPMTPVEIRVDTDCSVAGWGFVTNSGPSSQTLREANVKIIKNTDCAARWDWVYEASQMMCVYGRGGSCDGDSGGPLVCDNTAVGVTAFVSFKSCNDPNLPNVYTKISAFLPWIQSILRTK